In Neofelis nebulosa isolate mNeoNeb1 chromosome 10, mNeoNeb1.pri, whole genome shotgun sequence, one DNA window encodes the following:
- the LOC131487336 gene encoding olfactory receptor 51E2, which translates to MSSCNFTHATFVLIGIPGLEEAHFWIGFPLLSMYAVAVFGNCIVVFIVRTERSLHAPMYLFLCMLAAIDLALSTSTMPKILALFWFDSREITYDACIAQMFFIHALSAIESTILLAMAFDRYIAICHPLRHAAVLNNTVTAQIGMVAVVRGSLFFIPLPLLIKRLAFCHSNVLSHSYCVHQDMMKLAYADTLPNEVYGLTAILLVMGVDVLFISLSYFLIIRTVLQLPSKSERAKAFGTCMSHIGVVLAFYVPLIGLSVVHRFGKSLDPIVHVLMGDVYLFLPPVINPIIYGAKTKKIRTRMLAMFKISCDKDPQAVGSR; encoded by the coding sequence ATGAGTTCCTGCAACTTCACACATGCCACCTTTGTACTCATTGGTATCCCCGGATTAGAAGAAGCCCATTTCTGGATCGGCTTCCCCCTGCTTTCAATGTATGCCGTAGCAGTGTTTGGAAACTGCATCGTGGTGTTCATCGTAAGGACGGAGCGCAGCCTGCATGCTCCCATGTACCTCTTTCTCTGCATGTTGGCAGCCATTGACCTGGCATTGTCCACATCCACCATGCCCAAGATCCTTGCCCTCTTCTGGTTTGATTCCCGGGAGATTACCTATGATGCCTGCATTGCCCAGATGTTTTTTATTCATGCCCTCTCAGCTATTGAGTCCACCATCCTTCTGGCCATGGCCTTTGACCGTTATATAGCCATCTGTCACCCACTACGCCACGCAGCAGTACTCAACAATACAGTAACAGCCCAGATTGGCATGGTGGCCGTGGTCCGTGGATCCCTCTTCTTTATCCCACTGCCTCTGCTCATCAAGCGGCTGGCCTTCTGCCACTCCAATGTGCTCTCACACTCCTATTGCGTGCACCAGGATATGATGAAGTTGGCCTATGCAGACACATTGCCCAATGAGGTCTATGGTCTTACTGCCATTCTGCTGGTTATGGGCGTGGATGTCCTCTTCATCTCCTTGTCCTATTTTCTGATTATACGAACAGTTCTACAACTGCCTTCCAAGTCAGAGCGGGCCAAGGCTTTTGGAACCTGTATGTCACACATTGGTGTGGTTTTAGCCTTCTATGTTCCTCTCATTGGACTCTCAGTGGTTCACCGTTTTGGAAAGAGCCTTGACCCCATCGTGCATGTTCTTATGGGTGATGTCTATCTATTTCTGCCTCCTGTGATCAACCCCATCATCTATGGTGCCAAGACCAAAAAGATCAGAACTCGGATGCTAGCTATGTTCAAGATCAGCTGTGACAAGGACCCTCAGGCTGTGGGAAGCAGGTGA
- the LOC131487337 gene encoding LOW QUALITY PROTEIN: olfactory receptor 51F2 (The sequence of the model RefSeq protein was modified relative to this genomic sequence to represent the inferred CDS: substituted 1 base at 1 genomic stop codon) has translation MSNFQNITSTSITFLLTGVPGLEVFHTWISIPFCFLYITALSGNSLILFAIVTQPSLHEPMYYFLSMLSTTDLGLSISTLITMLGIFWFDAREISFNAFLSQMFYIKLFTVMESSVLLAMTFDRFVAISNPLRYATILTDSRIAQSGVATVIRWTLMLTPMVALLKRLSFCHSHVLHHSYCFHPDVMKLSCTNTRINNAVGLTTMISTVGVDSILILLSYILIIKTVLSIASPEERKKAFSTCISHIGTAAIFYFPLISLSFVHSFGKXAPAYVHTMIANTYLLIPPVMNSFIYSVKTKRIQRAMIKILHSKDT, from the coding sequence ATGTCAAACTTCCAGAATATCACATCTACATCCATCACTTTCCTGCTAACTGGTGTTCCTGGGCTGGAAGTCTTCCACACCTGGATCTCcattcctttctgctttctctaCATAACTGCCCTCTCAGGAAATAGCCTGATTCTCTTTGCCATTGTCACTCAGCCCAGCCTCCACGAGCCCATGTATTATTTCCTCTCCATGCTGTCCACCACTGACCTCGGCCTGTCCATATCTACCCTGATCACCATGTTGGGTATATTCTGGTTTGATGCCAGGGAGATCAGCTTTAATGCCTTCTTGTCACAGATGTTCTATATTAAACTCTTCACTGTCATGGAATCTTCAGTGTTGTTGGCCATGACCTTTGATCGTTTTGTGGCCATCTCTAATCCACTCAGGTATGCCACCATTTTAACTGATTCCAGAATAGCTCAAAGTGGAGTGGCAACTGTCATCAGGTGGACACTAATGCTAACACCAATGGTAGCTCTTCTTAAAAGACTGTCCTTCTGCCACAGCCATGTGCTCCACCACTCCTACTGCTTCCACCCTGATGTGATGAAGCTCTCGTGCACAAACACTAGGATCAACAATGCAGTTGGGTTGACTACCATGATCTCTACTGTTGGTGTTGACTCAATCCTCATCCTCCTTTCTTACATTTTGATTATTAAGACTGTCCTCAGCATTGCATCcccagaagagaggaagaaagcctTCAGCACATGTATTTCCCATATTGGGACTGctgctattttctattttccattgaTCAGTCTGTCCTTTGTTCACAGTTTTGGGAAATGAGCCCCAGCCTATGTTCATACAATGATTGCTAACACCTACCTCCTGATCCCTCCTGTAATGAACTCCTTCATCTATAGTGTGAAGACCAAACGGATACAAAGAGCtatgataaaaattctccatTCCAAAGATACATAG